In Procambarus clarkii isolate CNS0578487 chromosome 13, FALCON_Pclarkii_2.0, whole genome shotgun sequence, the following are encoded in one genomic region:
- the LOC138364389 gene encoding axoneme-associated protein mst101(2)-like: MKTSAWLVLEWVVAILASNTLVNGQQVLQTGGAGERCGTGGGECVWDPADCLNPLTDYDDCPNGARCCLSVWSPEPPRTDLESLEPPTTDLESLESPRTARITRERKNGPAGDDGSQKILKNKSRDKKRNKREEKASIRSKKRNENKSGKEIRDEHNNKRRDGGDKNEENKSEMTTNENKTKTKPLRGRGEKTPTTKIGKNDLNKDSDKNNEQTGPSSKRTRKSEGKETNSNEKDNRKGEIKRERIKGIDNNTRNKTITTNNKNKIKEIDKVQRIWKKDKEIGKLEREKKIKNYMKNKRGGGENKNQREKNNNKHMKNKNIAEPSRRKVKEIKKKNQKPERKISSSSRKKTKTNSRESKINEKKKILNGNKINKDNTKNTVNKRKKMSNTKKSRSKKGRGHKTGASRKSKKDRDHKTGASRKSKKDRDHKTGASRKSKKDRDHKTGTSRKSKKDRDHKTGASKKSTKDRDHKTGASRKSKKDRDHKTGASRKSKKDRGHKTGTSRKSKKDRDQKTGASRKSTKGRGHKTGASRKSTKDRDHKTGASRKTKKERDHNTGASRESKKDRDHKTGASKQSKKSRGHKTEASGKSKKERGHKTGASRKSKKSRGHKTGASRKTKKERDHKTGASRESKKDRGHKTGAIRKSTKSRGHKTGASRKSKKDRDHKTGASRESKKDRDHKTGASRESKKDRDHKTGASRESKKDRDHKTGASIKTKKNRDRKTGASRESKKDRDYKTGASRKSEKSKGKKTGASKKSKKSKGNKTAASKKSKKSKGNKTGASKKSKKSKGNKNGASRKSKKDRGNKTGASRESKKERDHKTGASRESKKSKDHKTGASRKNKKSRGHTTGASRKSKKDRGNKTGASRKSKKDRSHKTGASGKSKKDRSHKTGASRESKKSKGNKTGASRRSKKDRGHKTGASGRSKDRGHKTGASRESKKDRSHKTGASRKNKKSRGHTTGASRKSTKDRGNKTGASRKSKKDRSHKTGASGKSKKDRSHKTGTSRKSLKGIGHMTGASRESKKDRDHKTGTSRKTKKDRDHKTGASRESKKNRDHKTGSSRKSKKGRDHKTGASRKSKKDRSHKTGASRKNKKSRGHTTGASRKSKKDRGNKTGASRKSKKERDHKTEASKKSKKDRDHKTGASSKRKNERGNTTGASLKSDKNRGHKTGASRKSKKSKGNKTGASKKSKKSKGHKTGASKKSKKSKGQKTGASRKSKKVLDHKTGAFGKSNKDRDHKTGASRKSKKERDQKTGASRESKKERDHKTGASRESKKERGHRTGASKENKKDRGHETGASRKSKKSKSHKTGASKKSKKSKNHKTGASKKSKKDRGHKTGASGKSKKSKGHKTGTSRKSKKDRDHKTGASRTSKKDRDHKTGASSNSKTDRGHRSGASKTSKKDRDQKTGASKKSKKDRDHKIGASRKSKKDRGHKTEASMKSKKDKGHRTGAARKSKKDRGHKTGASRKSKKDRGHKTGASRKSKKDKGHKTGASRKSKKDRGHKTEASRKSKKDKGHRTGAARKSKKDRGHKTGASRKSKKDRGHKTGASRKSKKDKGHKTGASRKSKKDRGHKTGASRKSKKDKGHRTGASRKSKKDRGHKTGASRKSKKDRGHKTGASRKTSRKSKKDRGHKTGASRKSKKDRDHKTGASRKSKKDRGHKTGASRKSKKDKSNKTGASRKSKKDRGHKTGASRKSEKDRGHRTGASRKSKKERGHKTGASRKSTKVRGHKTGASRKSKKERGHKTGASRKSKKDRGHKTGASRKSKKDRGHKTGASRKSKKDRGHKTGASRKSKKDRGHKIGASRKSKKGRGHKTGASRKSKKDRGHKGGGSGEGQALDNRCKKTVKACKKYGGQCVSPDSKCSSVYKTFTSGSCKTCKCCKQDCKTKSKCKKRGGSCKTLCSAGESVYKTGCKGRKCKCCVVGGGECKLKKKCQKLGGSCRKRCSAGETTVKNGCRGRKCKCCVVDGKCKVVLCGGRLEGDKVYEGTASRMVVRAWANRQPLDSSSWQQPLSKANIFSRHVGADILELP; the protein is encoded by the exons GTGTGTGGTCGCCTGAGCCCCCAAGAACAGATCTGGAATCGCTTGAGCCTCCAACGACAGATCTGGAGTCACTTGAGTCTCCAAGAACAGCAAGgataacgagagagagaaagaatggaCCCGCTGGCGACGATGGCAGCCAGAAAATATTAAAGAATAAAAGTAGAGATAAGAAGAGAAACAAGAGAGAAGAAAAGGCCTCAATAAGGAGTAAAAAGAGAAATGAGAACAAGAGCGGGAAAGAGATAAgagacgaacacaacaacaagcgTCGTGATGGAGGTGACAAGAACGAAGAGAACAAGTCAGAGATGACAACAAATGAAAACAAGACAAAAACAAAACCACTAAGAGGAAGAGGCGAAAAGACGCCTACAACAAAAATCGGAAAGAATGACCTTAATAAAGACAGCGACAAGAACAATGAACAAACTGGGCCTAGCAGCAAGAGAACACGGAAATCAGAAGGAAAAGAGACGAATTCAAACGAGAAAGACAACCGAAAAGGTGAAATAAAAAGGGAAAGAATAAAAGGAATAGACAACAACACAAGAAACAAGACAATAACAACCaataacaaaaacaaaataaaggAGATAGATAAAGTGCAAAGAATTTGGAAAAAGGACAAAGAAATTGGCAAACTCGAACGAGAGAAAAAGATAAAAAATTACATGAAGAACAAGAGAGGCGGAGGAGAAAATAAAAACCAGAGAGAAAAGAACAACAATAAACACATGAAGAACAAAAATATAGCTGAACCGAGTAGGAGAAAAGTAAAGGAAATTAAGAAAAAGAACCAAAAACCAGAGAGAAAAATAAGTTCATCCTCGAGGAAGAAAACGAAAACAAACTCGAGGGAGAGCAAGATAAATGAGAAGAAAAAAATACTTAAcggaaataaaataaataaggaTAATACAAAAAATACAGTGAATAAAAGGAAAAAGATGAGTAATACAAaaaagagtaggagtaagaagggcagaggccacaagactggagcctccaggaagagtaagaaggacagagaccacaagactggagcctccaggaagagtaaAAAGGACAGAGAccacaagactggagcctccaggaagagtaaAAAGGACAGAGACCACAAGACTGGAAcctccaggaagagtaagaaggacagagaccacaagactggagcctccaAGAAGAGTACGAAGGACAGAGAccacaagactggagcctccaggaagagtaaAAAGGACAGAGAccacaagactggagcctccaggaagagtaagaaggacagaggccacaagactggaacctccaggaagagtaagaaggacagagaccaaaagactggagcctccaggaagagtacgaagggcagaggccacaagactggagcctccaggaagagtaCGAAGGACAGAGAccacaagactggagcctccaggaagacTAAGAAGGAGAGAGACCACAACACTGGAGCCTCCAGGGAGAGTAAGAAGGACAGAGAccacaagactggagcctccaAACAGAGTAAGAAGAGCAGAGGCCACAAGACTGAAGCCTCCGGGAAGAGTAAGAAGGAGAGAGGccacaagactggagcctccaggaagagtaagaagAGCAGAGGCCATAAGACCGGAGCCTCCAGGAAAACTAAGAAGGAGAGAGAccacaagactggagcctccagggAGAGTAAGAAGGACAGAGGCCACAAGACTGGAGCCATCAGGAAGAGTACGAAAAgcagaggccacaagactggagcctccaggaagagtaagaaggacagagaccacaagactggagcctccagagagagtaagaaggacagagaccacaagactggagcctccagggagagtaagaaggacagagaccacaagactggagcctccagggagagtaagaaggacagagaccacaagactggagcctccaTAAAGACTAAGAAGAACAGAGACCGCAAGACTGGAGCCTCCAGAGAGAGTAAGAAGGACAGAGACTacaagactggagcctccaggaagagtGAGAAGAGCAAAGGCAAAAAGACTGGAGCCTCTAAGAAGAGTAAGAAGAGCAAAGGCAACAAGACTGCAGCCTCTAAGAAGAGTAAGAAGAGCAAAGGCAACAAGACTGGAGCCTCCAAGAAGAGTAAGAAGAGCAAAGGCAACAAGAAtggagcctccaggaagagtaagaaggacagaggcaacaagactggagcctccagggAGAGTAAGAAGGAAAGAGAccacaagactggagcctccagAGAGAGTAAGAAGAGCAAAGAccacaagactggagcctccaggaagaaTAAGAAGAGCAGAGGCCACAcgactggagcctccaggaagagtaagaaggacagaggcaacaagactggagcctccaggaagagtaagaaggacagaagccacaagactggagcctccGGGAAAAGTAAGAAGGACAGAAGccacaagactggagcctccagAGAGAGTAAGAAGAGCAAAGGCAacaagactggagcctccaggaggagtaagaaggacagaggccacaagactggagcctccGGGAGGAGTAAGGACAGAGGccacaagactggagcctccagggAGAGTAAGAAGGACAGAAGccacaagactggagcctccaggaagaaTAAGAAGAGCAGAGGCCACAcgactggagcctccaggaagagtaCGAAGGACAGAGGCAacaagactggagcctccaggaagagtaagaaggacagaagccacaagactggagcctccGGGAAAAGTAAGAAGGACAGAAGCCACAAGACTGGAACCTCCAGGAAAAGTTTGAAAGGCATAGGCCACATGACTGGAGCCTCCAGGGAGAGTAAGAAGGACAGAGACCACAAGACTGGAACCTCCAGAAAGACTAAGAAGGACAGAGAccacaagactggagcctccagggAGAGTAAGAAGAACAGAGACCACAAGACTGGATcctccaggaagagtaagaaggGCAGAGAccacaagactggagcctccaggaaaAGTAAGAAGGACAGAAGccacaagactggagcctccaggaagaaTAAGAAGAGCAGAGGCCACAcgactggagcctccaggaagagtaagaaggacagaggcaacaagactggagcctccaggaagagtaagaaggaGAGAGACCACAAGACTGAAGCCTCCAAAAAGAGTAAGAAGGACAGAGAccacaagactggagcctccagTAAGAGAAAGAACGAAAGAGGCAACACGACTGGAGCCTCCTTGAAGAGTGACAAGAACAGAGGccacaagactggagcctccaggaagagtaagaagAGCAAAGGCAACAAGACTGGAGCCTCTAAGAAGAGTAAGAAGAGCAAAGGCCACAAGACTGGAGCCTCTAAGAAGAGTAAGAAGAGCAAAGGCcaaaagactggagcctccaggaagagtaagaaggTCTTAGACCACAAGACTGGAGCCTTCGGGAAGAGTAACAAGGACAGAGATcacaagactggagcctccaggaagagtaagaaggaAAGAGACCAGaagactggagcctccagggAGAGTAAGAAGGAAAGAGAccacaagactggagcctccagggAGAGTAAGAAGGAAAGAGGCCACAGGACTGGAGCCTCCAAGGAGAATAAGAAAGACAGAGGCCACgagactggagcctccaggaagagtaagaagAGCAAAAGCCACAAGACTGGAGCCTCTAAGAAGAGTAAGAAGAGCAAAAACCACAAGACTGGAGCCTCTAAGAAGAGTAAGAAGGACAGAGGTCACAAGACTGGAGCCTCCGGAAAAAGTAAGAAGAGCAAAGGCCACAAGACTGGAAcctccaggaagagtaagaaggacagagatcacaagactggagcctccaggacGAGTAAGAAGGACAGAGAccacaagactggagcctccagTAACAGTAAGACGGACAGAGGCCACAGAAGTGGAGCCTCCAAGACGAGTAAgaaggacagagaccaaaagactggagcctccaaGAAGAGTAAGAAGGACAGAGACCACAAGATTGGAGCCTCCAGGAAAAGTAAGAAGGACAGAGGCCACAAGACTGAAGCCTCCATGAAGAGTAAGAAGGACAAGGGCCACAGGACTGGAGCCGccaggaagagtaagaaggaCAGAGGTCACAAGACCGGAGCCTCCAGAAAGAGTAAGAAGGACAGAGGccacaagactggagcctccaggaagagtaagaaggacaagggccacaagactggagcctccaggaagagtaagaaggacagaggccacaagactgaagcctccaggaagagtaagaaggaCAAGGGCCACAGGACTGGAGCCGccaggaagagtaagaaggaCAGAGGTCACAAGACCGGAGCCTCCAGAAAGAGTAAGAAGGACAGAGGccacaagactggagcctccaggaagagtaagaaggacaagggccacaagactggagcctccaggaagagtaagaaggacagaggccacaagactggagcctccaggaagagtaagaaggaCAAGGGCCACAggactggagcctccaggaagagtaagaaggaCAGAGGTCACAAGACCggagcctccaggaagagtaagaaggacagaggccacaagactggagcctccaggaaga cctccaggaagagtaaaaaggacagaggccacaagactggagcctccaggaagagtaagaaggaTAGGGAccacaagactggagcctccaggaagagtaagaaggacagaggccacaagactggagcctccaggaagagtaagaaggaCAAAAGCAacaagactggagcctccaggaagagtaaaaaggacagaggccacaagactggagcctccaggaagagtGAGAAGGATAGGGGCCACAggactggagcctccaggaagagtaagaaggagagaggccacaagactggagcctccaggaagagtaCGAAGGTCAGGGGCCACAAGACAggagcctccaggaagagtaagaaggaAAGAGGAcacaagactggagcctccaggaagagtaagaaggacagaggccacaagactggagcctccaggaagagtaagaaggaCAGGGGCCACAAGACTGGGgcctccaggaagagtaagaaggacagaggccacaagactggagcctccaggaagagtaagaaggaCAGAGGCCACAAGATTGGAGCTtccaggaagagtaagaagggcagaggccacaagactggagcctccaggaagagtaagaaggaCAGAGGCCACAAAGGTGGAGGCTCTGGGGAAGGACAGGCACTGGACAACCGGTGCAAGAAGACTGTGAAGGCGTGCAAGAAGTACGGCGGCCAGTGTGTCAGTCCAGATTCGAAGTGTTCATCTGTGTACAAAACTTTCACGAGCGGATCCTGTAAGACTTGTAAATGTTGCAAACAAG ATTGCAAAACCAAGAGCAAGTGCAAGAAGCGTGGAGGGTCCTGCAAGACGTTGTGTTCGGCGGGTGAGAGCGTTTATAAGACTGGCTGTAAAGGACGGAAGtgcaagtgttgtgtggtgggtggtggag